One window from the genome of Molothrus ater isolate BHLD 08-10-18 breed brown headed cowbird chromosome 5, BPBGC_Mater_1.1, whole genome shotgun sequence encodes:
- the TDG gene encoding G/T mismatch-specific thymine DNA glycosylase isoform X2 has product MEGPELGRYYAYLQQAQAFYSFPFHQMMTAVPNMEMMTEQPTLEGIPDPNIAQEPPKEVKKGGRKRKAKATEPKQPKKPAVKKEKPAKSKGKQEKITDTFKVKRKVDRFNGVSEAELLTKTLPDILTFDLDIVIIGINPGLMAAYKGHHYPGPGNHFWKCLFMSGLSNEQLNHMDDHTLPHKYGIGFTNMVERTTPGSKDLSSKEFREGGRILMQKLQKYKPRIAAFNGKCIYEIFSKEVFGIKVKNLEFGLQPHKVPDTETLCYVMPSSSARCAQFPRAQDKVHYYIKLKDLRDQLKGIAPNMEVQEVQYTFDLQLAQEDAKKMAVKEEKYDPGYEAAYGGAYCDRALYDTDQCSLSSNETGCNPQYCKGLSFSEVPNGQWMTQSFADQIPEFNAGMTQEEEGSSV; this is encoded by the exons ATGGAGGGCCCGGAGCTGGGCAG ATACTACGCATATCTTCAGCAAGCTCAAGCATTTTACTCGTTTCCATTCCATCAGATGATGACTGCAGTGCCCAACATGGAAATGATGACTGAGCAGCCAACTCTAGAGGGCATTCCAGACCCAAACATTGCTCAGGAGCCTCCAAAAG aagttaaaaaagggggaaggaaaagaaaagccaaagcaACTGAGCCAAAGCAACCCAAAAAGCCtgctgttaaaaaagaaaaaccagccAAGTCAAAAGGCAAACAAGAAAAGATCACAGATACTTTTAAAGTCAAAAGAAAAGTGGACCGTTTTAATGGTGTATCTGAAGCTGAACTTCTGACCAAGACTTTGCCTGATATTTTGACCTTTGATCTGGATATTGTAATA ATTGGCATAAACCCTGGCCTGATGGCAGCTTACAAAGGACATCATTACCCAGGACCTGGAAACCATTTTT GGAAGTGTCTGTTCATGTCTGGTCTAAGTAATGAACAGCTGAACCACATGGATGACCACACCTTGCCACATAAGTATGGAATTGGATTTACAAACATGGTTGAAAGGACAACACCTGGAAGCAAAGACCTCTCCAG CAAAGAGTTTCGGGAAGGAGGGAGAATTCTGATGCAGAAGCTACAAAAGTATAAACCTCGTATAGCAgcttttaatggaaaat gtATTTATGAAATTTTTAGTAAAGAAGTTTTTGGAATTAAAGTTAAGAACTTGGAATTTGGGCTGCAGCCACACAAAGTGCCAGATACAGAAACT CTCTGCTACGTTATGCCATCTTCCAGTGCAAGATGTGCTCAGTTTCCTCGGGCACAAGATAAAGTCCATTATTACATTAAGCTGAAAGACTTAAGGGATCAACTGAAAGGCATCGCACCCAACATGGAGGTCCAGGAAGTGCAGTACACATTTGACTTGCAACTTGCACAAg AGGATGCTAAAAAGATGGCtgtcaaagaagaaaagtatGACCCAGGCTATGAAGCAGCGTATGGAGGAGCTTACTGTGACCGTGCGCTGTATGACACTGACCAGTGCAGCTTGTCTTCAAATGAAACTG GATGCAATCCACAGTACTGCAAAGGGTTGTCCTTCAGTGAGGTTCCTAATGGACAGTGGATGACACAGTCCTTTGCAGACCAGATTCCAGAGTTCAATGCTGGCATGACacaggaagaagagggaagcaGCGTGTAG
- the HSP90B1 gene encoding endoplasmin, protein MKSVWGLALACVLLLAVSVRADEVDVDGTVEDDLGKSREGSRTDDEVVQREEEAIQLDGLNASQIKEIREKSEKFAFQAEVNRMMKLIINSLYKNKEIFLRELISNASDALDKIRLISLTDENALAGNEELTVKIKCDKEKNMLHVTDTGIGMTKEELVKNLGTIAKSGTSEFLNKMTEMQDDSQSTSELIGQFGVGFYSAFLVADRVIVTSKHNNDTQHIWESDSNEFSVINDPRGNTLGRGTTITLVLKEEASDYLELDTIKNLVKKYSQFINFPIYVWSSKTETVEEPIEEEEAKEKEEEADDEAAVEEEEEEKKPKTKKVEKTVWDWELMNDIKPIWQRPSKEVEEDEYKAFYKTFSKEHDDPMAYIHFTAEGEVTFKSILFVPNSAPRGLFDEYGSKKSDFIKLYVRRVFITDDFHDMMPKYLNFVKGVVDSDDLPLNVSRETLQQHKLLKVIRKKLVRKTLDMIKKIAEEKYNDTFWKEFGTNVKLGVIEDHSNRTRLAKLLRFQSSHHESNLTSLDQYVERMKEKQDKIYFMAGASRKEAESSPFVERLLKKGYEVIYLTEPVDEYCIQALPEFDGKRFQNVAKEGVKFEESEKSKESREALEKEFEPLLNWMKDKALKDKIEKAVLSQRLTQSPCALVASQYGWSGNMERIMKAQAYQTGKDISTNYYASQKKTFEINPRHPLIKDMLRRVKENEDDKTLSDLAVVLFETATLRSGYMLPDTKEYGDRIERMLRLSLNIDLDAKVDEESEEPEDADEEAEQDEEELDADAEDSDTQKESTDVKDEL, encoded by the exons ATGAAGTCGGTCTGGGGGCTCGCTCTGGCgtgtgtgctgctcctggccg TGTCGGTCAGAGCCGATGAGGTGGATGTGGATGGGACTGTGGAAGATGACTTGGGCAAAAGCAGAGAAGGGTCTCGAACGGATGATGAAGTTGTTCAGAG AGAGGAAGAAGCTATCCAGCTAGACGGCCTAAATGCATCCCAGATCAAAGAAATTAGAGAAAAATCTGAGAAGTTTGCATTTCAAGCAGAAGTGAACAGAATGATGAAACTAATTATCAattctttatataaaaataaggAG ATTTTCCTGCGGGAACTTATTTCAAATGCATCAGATGCTTTAGATAAGATACGGTTGATATCGTTAACTGATGAAAATGCTCTTGCTGGCAATGAGGAACTTACAGTCAAAATCAAG tgtgataAAGAGAAGAACATGCTTCATGTTACAGACACGGGTATTGGCATGACAAAAGAGGAGTTAGTTAAAAACCTGGGTACCATTGCAAAGTCTGGTACGAGTGAATTCTTAAACAAGATGACTGAAATGCAGGATGATAGCCAGTCAACATCTGAGTTAATTGGTCAGTTTGGTGTTGgcttttattctgctttcttaGTAGCAGACAGAGTTATTGTCACATCAAAACACAACAATGATACTCAGCATATTTGGGAATCAGATTCAAATGAATTCTCTGTTATCAATGACCCAAGAGGGAACACCTTAGGACGTGGCACAACCATAAC cctTGTCTTGAAGGAGGAAGCATCTGATTACCTTGAGCTGGACACTATTAAAAATCTAGTGAAGAAATACTCCCAGTTCATAAACTTCCCCATATATGTGTGGAGCAGCAAG ACAGAGACTGTTGAAGAACCCATTGAAGAggaggaagcaaaggaaaaagaagaagaagcagatgATGAAGCAGCAGttgaagaagaggaggaggaaaagaaaccaaaaactAAGAAG GTTGAAAAGACTGTCTGGGATTGGGAACTCATGAATGACATAAAACCAATCTGGCAGAGACCATCTAAAGAAGTTGAAGAAGATGAATACAAAGCTTTTTACAAAACCTTTTCCAAG GAACATGATGACCCGATGGCATACATCCACTTCACTGCTGAAGGGGAAGTAACTTTCAAATCCATCTTGTTTGTTCCTAATTCTGCTCCACGTGGACTGTTTGATGAATATGGATccaaaaaaagtgattttattaAG CTGTATGTTCGAAGAGTGTTCATCACTGATGACTTCCATGACATGATGCCCAAGTATCTTAACTTTGTTAAGGGTGTT GTGGATTCTGATGATCTTCCTTTGAATGTATCCCGTGAGACACTTCAGCAGCATAAATTGTTAAAG GTGATCAGAAAGAAACTTGTTCGCAAAACTCTTGATATGATCAAGAAAATTGCAGAGGAAAAATACAACGACACATTCTGGAAAGAGTTTGGCACTAATGTGAAGCTTGGTGTTATTGAGGATCACTCCAATCGTACCCGGCTCGCTAAACTTCTGCGCTTCCAGTCGTCTCATCATGAAAGTAACCTCACGAGCCTTGATCAGTATGtagaaagaatgaaagagaaGCAAGACAAAATCTATTTCATGGCTGGTGCCAGCAGAAAGGAG GCTGAGTCCTCACCATTTGTTGAGCGTCTGCTGAAAAAGGGCTATGAAGTGATCTATCTGACTGAACCTGTAGATGAATACTGTATTCAGGCTTTGCCAGAGTTCGATGGCAAGAGGTTTCAGAATGTAGCAAAAGAAGGAGTTAAGTTTGAAGAAAGTGAAAAGTCTAAAGAGAGTCGGGAAGCCTTGGAAAAGGAATTTGAGCCCCTCTTAAATTGGATGAAAGACAAAGCTCTCAAAGACAAG ATTGAGAAAGCTGTGCTATCTCAACGTTTAACCCAATCTCCATGTGCTCTTGTGGCTAGTCAGTATGGATGGTCTGGTAACATGGAAAGAATCATGAAGGCTCAAGCTTACCAGACTGGGAAGGATATATCTACAAA TTATTATGCCAGCCAAAAGAAGACATTTGAAATTAACCCCAGGCATCCACTGATTAAGGACATGCTGAGGAGGGTCAAG GAAAATGAAGATGACAAAACTCTTTCAGATCTTGCCGTGGTATTGTTTGAAACTGCAACTCTGAGATCAGGATATATGTTGCCAGACACTAAGGAATACGGGGACAGAATAGAAAGGATGCTTCGTTTGAGTTTAAACATTGACCTGGATGCAAAG GTGGATGAGGAATCTGAAGAGCCTGAAGATGCAGatgaggaggcagagcaggatgaAGAGGAACTGGATGCTGATGCTGAGGACAGTGATACACAGAAG GAATCCACAGATGTGAAAGATGAACTGTAA
- the TDG gene encoding G/T mismatch-specific thymine DNA glycosylase isoform X1, with the protein MEGPELGRYYAYLQQAQAFYSFPFHQMMTAVPNMEMMTEQPTLEGIPDPNIAQEPPKEVKKGGRKRKAKATEPKQPKKPAVKKEKPAKSKGKQEKITDTFKVKRKVDRFNGVSEAELLTKTLPDILTFDLDIVIIGINPGLMAAYKGHHYPGPGNHFWKCLFMSGLSNEQLNHMDDHTLPHKYGIGFTNMVERTTPGSKDLSSKEFREGGRILMQKLQKYKPRIAAFNGKCIYEIFSKEVFGIKVKNLEFGLQPHKVPDTETLCYVMPSSSARCAQFPRAQDKVHYYIKLKDLRDQLKGIAPNMEVQEVQYTFDLQLAQEDAKKMAVKEEKYDPGYEAAYGGAYCDRALYDTDQCSLSSNETAGCNPQYCKGLSFSEVPNGQWMTQSFADQIPEFNAGMTQEEEGSSV; encoded by the exons ATGGAGGGCCCGGAGCTGGGCAG ATACTACGCATATCTTCAGCAAGCTCAAGCATTTTACTCGTTTCCATTCCATCAGATGATGACTGCAGTGCCCAACATGGAAATGATGACTGAGCAGCCAACTCTAGAGGGCATTCCAGACCCAAACATTGCTCAGGAGCCTCCAAAAG aagttaaaaaagggggaaggaaaagaaaagccaaagcaACTGAGCCAAAGCAACCCAAAAAGCCtgctgttaaaaaagaaaaaccagccAAGTCAAAAGGCAAACAAGAAAAGATCACAGATACTTTTAAAGTCAAAAGAAAAGTGGACCGTTTTAATGGTGTATCTGAAGCTGAACTTCTGACCAAGACTTTGCCTGATATTTTGACCTTTGATCTGGATATTGTAATA ATTGGCATAAACCCTGGCCTGATGGCAGCTTACAAAGGACATCATTACCCAGGACCTGGAAACCATTTTT GGAAGTGTCTGTTCATGTCTGGTCTAAGTAATGAACAGCTGAACCACATGGATGACCACACCTTGCCACATAAGTATGGAATTGGATTTACAAACATGGTTGAAAGGACAACACCTGGAAGCAAAGACCTCTCCAG CAAAGAGTTTCGGGAAGGAGGGAGAATTCTGATGCAGAAGCTACAAAAGTATAAACCTCGTATAGCAgcttttaatggaaaat gtATTTATGAAATTTTTAGTAAAGAAGTTTTTGGAATTAAAGTTAAGAACTTGGAATTTGGGCTGCAGCCACACAAAGTGCCAGATACAGAAACT CTCTGCTACGTTATGCCATCTTCCAGTGCAAGATGTGCTCAGTTTCCTCGGGCACAAGATAAAGTCCATTATTACATTAAGCTGAAAGACTTAAGGGATCAACTGAAAGGCATCGCACCCAACATGGAGGTCCAGGAAGTGCAGTACACATTTGACTTGCAACTTGCACAAg AGGATGCTAAAAAGATGGCtgtcaaagaagaaaagtatGACCCAGGCTATGAAGCAGCGTATGGAGGAGCTTACTGTGACCGTGCGCTGTATGACACTGACCAGTGCAGCTTGTCTTCAAATGAAACTG caGGATGCAATCCACAGTACTGCAAAGGGTTGTCCTTCAGTGAGGTTCCTAATGGACAGTGGATGACACAGTCCTTTGCAGACCAGATTCCAGAGTTCAATGCTGGCATGACacaggaagaagagggaagcaGCGTGTAG
- the LOC118697905 gene encoding ubiquinol-cytochrome-c reductase complex assembly factor 6, which translates to MTHVRRGPCTGPAPAAMPAGASWPTYLRALAASMLAMFAGAEVVHRYYRPDLSIPEIPPKPGELRTELLGLKERSSEVQTSQH; encoded by the exons ATGACGCACGTCCGGCGCGGTCCGTGCACAGGGCCCGCCCCCGCAGCCATGCCCGCCGGCGCGTCGTGGCCCACCTACCTGCGGGCGCTGGCGGCCAGCATGCTGGCCATGTTCGCGGGGGCTGAGGTCGTGCACAGGTACTACAGGCCTGACCTT AGCATACCTGAAATACCTCCTAAGCCTGGAGAACTGAGAACTGAACTGTTGGGTCTAAAAGAAAGATCAAGCGAAGTTCAGACTTCACAACACTGA
- the TDG gene encoding G/T mismatch-specific thymine DNA glycosylase isoform X3 produces the protein MMTAVPNMEMMTEQPTLEGIPDPNIAQEPPKEVKKGGRKRKAKATEPKQPKKPAVKKEKPAKSKGKQEKITDTFKVKRKVDRFNGVSEAELLTKTLPDILTFDLDIVIIGINPGLMAAYKGHHYPGPGNHFWKCLFMSGLSNEQLNHMDDHTLPHKYGIGFTNMVERTTPGSKDLSSKEFREGGRILMQKLQKYKPRIAAFNGKCIYEIFSKEVFGIKVKNLEFGLQPHKVPDTETLCYVMPSSSARCAQFPRAQDKVHYYIKLKDLRDQLKGIAPNMEVQEVQYTFDLQLAQEDAKKMAVKEEKYDPGYEAAYGGAYCDRALYDTDQCSLSSNETAGCNPQYCKGLSFSEVPNGQWMTQSFADQIPEFNAGMTQEEEGSSV, from the exons ATGATGACTGCAGTGCCCAACATGGAAATGATGACTGAGCAGCCAACTCTAGAGGGCATTCCAGACCCAAACATTGCTCAGGAGCCTCCAAAAG aagttaaaaaagggggaaggaaaagaaaagccaaagcaACTGAGCCAAAGCAACCCAAAAAGCCtgctgttaaaaaagaaaaaccagccAAGTCAAAAGGCAAACAAGAAAAGATCACAGATACTTTTAAAGTCAAAAGAAAAGTGGACCGTTTTAATGGTGTATCTGAAGCTGAACTTCTGACCAAGACTTTGCCTGATATTTTGACCTTTGATCTGGATATTGTAATA ATTGGCATAAACCCTGGCCTGATGGCAGCTTACAAAGGACATCATTACCCAGGACCTGGAAACCATTTTT GGAAGTGTCTGTTCATGTCTGGTCTAAGTAATGAACAGCTGAACCACATGGATGACCACACCTTGCCACATAAGTATGGAATTGGATTTACAAACATGGTTGAAAGGACAACACCTGGAAGCAAAGACCTCTCCAG CAAAGAGTTTCGGGAAGGAGGGAGAATTCTGATGCAGAAGCTACAAAAGTATAAACCTCGTATAGCAgcttttaatggaaaat gtATTTATGAAATTTTTAGTAAAGAAGTTTTTGGAATTAAAGTTAAGAACTTGGAATTTGGGCTGCAGCCACACAAAGTGCCAGATACAGAAACT CTCTGCTACGTTATGCCATCTTCCAGTGCAAGATGTGCTCAGTTTCCTCGGGCACAAGATAAAGTCCATTATTACATTAAGCTGAAAGACTTAAGGGATCAACTGAAAGGCATCGCACCCAACATGGAGGTCCAGGAAGTGCAGTACACATTTGACTTGCAACTTGCACAAg AGGATGCTAAAAAGATGGCtgtcaaagaagaaaagtatGACCCAGGCTATGAAGCAGCGTATGGAGGAGCTTACTGTGACCGTGCGCTGTATGACACTGACCAGTGCAGCTTGTCTTCAAATGAAACTG caGGATGCAATCCACAGTACTGCAAAGGGTTGTCCTTCAGTGAGGTTCCTAATGGACAGTGGATGACACAGTCCTTTGCAGACCAGATTCCAGAGTTCAATGCTGGCATGACacaggaagaagagggaagcaGCGTGTAG